The following is a genomic window from Geoalkalibacter halelectricus.
GCCCCATCGAGGAGCGCATGGACGAGATTGCTCGCAAAGTGGTGCGTGAAATGGTCAGGGATAACAGGATTTGAAAGCCGGCAAGGGCCTTTAAAGCCTCTGGTTGGGGGGATGGTTTTTTCGGGGGCGAGGTGTCTCGGGTGAAATAGAGACTGTGTTTTGTTTTCTTTTTTTGTTAGAATCACCGCGTGAGGCAGTAGGTAGGCGCGAGAGGGGGGCCAGTGATGGAGCCGTTGTCCGTAGAGCAGCAAATGCCGGCGATGCAGAGTCTGAACAACTATTTCGACTTGCGTGCCCGTGTCGACCAGTGGTGCCAAAAGGTCGAGGCGGATTTCCCGACCCAGGTTCGCTGTGAAAAGGGCTGCGCGAGCTGCTGCCGCCATCTTTCCCTTTTTTGGGTCGAGGCAGTGGCTCTCGCCCTGGCCCTGGAGGATCTGCCCGAAAACCAGACCGAAAGGCTGCGCGAACGCGCCGCCGAGGCGACTTCCGATAGCCCCTGCCCGCTTCTGGAAGAGGGCGCCTGCGTGCTTTACGCGGCGCGCCCCCTCATCTGCCGCACCCACGGTCTGCCGCTGCTTCTCGAAAACGACGGCGATTCGACGGTGGATTTCTGCGAGAAGAACTTCACGGATCTGGATGCCCTGCCGGCGCAGGCCGTTTTGGATCTGAATTTGCTCAACACGACCCTGGCGGCTATCAACAACCTGTTCATTTCCGAGGTTTTCCAGGGCCGCCCTCCCGACCAGCCCCGGCTCTCCATCGCCGAAGCCCTGCTGCTGGAACTCTAACCTGCCTTGATACCCGACGCCCCTGGCTGCATGCCGTCATGAATGGCGCGCGCCGGGCATCAACCTTCCTGCCGCGAGCTTTTTCACGCGTCTGCCGGAGGCCTTCCCGACCGCCCGGTTTTTGCCCAATTTTCAATCCGTTGTTCCATGGCGCGTTGCAAACCCGCGCGGCTGTGCTCTAATTGAAGGGGTGAAGTATTCGCAGCCCCAATAAATCACTCGGTTTTTTTCCGGAGGATCTTCATGCCCCTTGAGGTTTTCGCGCTGATCATGATGGTCATCGTCTTCATCGTGGCCATTTTTTTGGTTCCCCTCTTGTTGCAGTTGCGAACCACGGTGCAACGTATCGACGATCTGGTCCGCGACGTTCAGCACGATCTGGTGCCCATGCTCAAGGAACTGCGCGAAGCCTCCGAGCACGTCAAGCGCACCACCGAAGCAGCGGAAAAAGGCAGCGAGTTGTTGAGCGCCCTCGGTGAGTCGGCGGGTGCGATCAACCAGTTTTCCCACTTTATCAAGCACGATTTCGGCCGCCTGGCTGGGAACCTGGCGGGATTTTGGGCGGGATTTCGTGCCGCTGGTAAAACCTTGGCCAAGAAGGCCGACGAACAGGAAAGGAGATGAAACCATGAATGGAGAGTGCCGTAGCAGCGGAGTCGCCGGAATTTTGCTGGCATTTATCGCCGGGGCCGCGGTGGGCGGCGGGCTGGCCTTGTTGGCCGCTCCGCGTTCGGGCGAGGAAACCCGCCACCGGTTGACGGACATGGTTGATGAAACACGCGAAAAAATCCACGAGATGACCGAGGAGGCCGAGGCTCAGGTGCGCGCGGCCATCGAGGAGGGTCGCGAAGCCCTGCTGGAGAAGCGCGACATGGTCAAGGCCGCGGTGGACGCAGGCAAAAAAGCCATGGAAGAAGAGCGCGCCAAGCATGCGAAATCCAGCTAAGCCCCCGATTCGTTTTCAAGGCCTGCGAGTGCCGTGCTCCAGGCCTTTTTCCCCGGGGATGTTGTTGTGGCGGGCTTGAATGACATTATCGCCGGTGTGCGGCGATTGTTCGGCTACGAGCAGACCCAGGGCGAGTTGGCGGCGGAGTCGGGAATCCGCGGTTTTTTCCTGAAGCCGTTTCGGGTGATGGGGCTGGTAATTCACGATTTCATCGAGGACGGTTGCCTGTTGCGCGCCTCGGCCCTGACCTTCGCCACGGTGCTTGCCATCGTTCCCATGCTGGCCCTCATGTTCGCGCTGCTCAAGGGGTTGGGGGTGCAGAATCAGCTCGAGCCCATCATTCTCGACCAACTGGCGGTAGGTTCCGAAGAGGTGGTGGGTGAAATCATCCGCTACATCGACAACACCCATGTGGGTCGTCTTGGGGTGGTTGGTTTGCTGACCCTTTTCGTAACCGTTCTGGCCATGTTGTCGAATATCGAGAAAAGTTTCAATGCCGTCTGGGGCGTTGAGGAAACACGCTCGCTCTTTCGGCGTTTCGCCGACTATTTTTCGGTGGTGACCATCGGGCCGGTGTTCATCCTGGCGGCCATCTCCATGACCAGTACCCTGCAGAGCAACGCCTTCGTCGCGGCCTTGCAGGAGAGAGCGCTGGTCGGCAATCTGATTATCTTTCTGTTCCAGATCCTGCCCTTCGTCGGCATGTGGATTGCTTTTACGGCCCTGTATATCTTCATGCCCAACAGCCGCGTGAGTGTGCGCGCAGCTTTGATCGGCGGCATTTTCGGCGGCACCCTGTGGCAGTTGGCGCAATGGGGTTATGTGTATTTTCAGGTCGGGGTGTCCAAGTACAACGCCATTTACGGCACCATGGCGGCGCTGCCGATCTTCATGATGTGGATTTACGTGAGCTGGTTGATCGTGCTTCTGGGCCTGGAGATAACCTACGCGGTGCAGAACCTGCGTAACATCAAGCAGGAAGTGCGCAGTACCGAAGTTAATTTCGGCAGCCGCGAGATGGTGGCTCTCAGTGTGATGCTGGTGATTGCCGAGGCCTTCTATCGCGGCGCGCGACCCTTGACCCTGGACAAGGTGTCCGCCCAGCTTCATTTGCCGCCCCGGCTCACGGCCAACATCATCCAACAACTGGTGCGCCTCGGCATGCTGAGTGAAATACATACAGAGGGCCTTAACGACTATGGCTATCAGCCGGGGCAAGCCTTGCAGAATCTGGAGGTCTACGACTTTCTGGAGAAACTTCGCTGGGATGGGGAAAACGTGCGCGGCGCGCGACGCCTGCGGGCCTCGGAGGTGGTCGGTGAGGTCGAGATGTGTCTGCAAAAGGCCGGCCGCGAGGCCTTCGCCGGGCGCAGTGTGCATGACCTGGTCATGGACATGCTTGGGGACGAGGAGCCTAGACTCAGCCGAGGCATTCAGTAAGTCTTGAGGGAGAAGGTTCCGTTTTCGTGGACCAGGTAGGAGTATTGCGTAAGCCAGTCCCCGAGGCCGAACACCATCCCTTCACCGAGTTGACGGCTGAAGGGCTGATGAAAGTGGCCGGTGATGACGACCGCGCAGCCGCCTTTCAGGCGGCGGCGGGCATAGGCGTCGATTTTGGCCTCCGGCAGCCGCCGCTGTTGCTTGGGCGCATGGCCCTTCTGGCTCTGGCGGCTGGCCCAACGGGAAATGCCCCAGGTCAGGTCGCCGGGAGCGATGGCGATCAGGGTCTTAAGAAATCGGCTGCGCAGAAATCCGCGCAGCAGTCGATAGCCGCGATCATCGCCATTAATCAAATCGCCGTGCGTCAGGTGAACGCGCTTCCCATCGATCTCCACGTCCCCGCCGTCCGGCAACACCCGGCAGCCAAGCGTCTCCTCAAAGTAGGGTCCGAGGTGAAAATCGTGGTTGCCTTCGACATAGACGATGGCGGCTCCGCTTGCGCGCAATTCGGCCAAGGCATTGAGCAACGGCACATAGGGCGCAAAAACCAGATGGCGATAGCCGACCCAGAACTCGAACAAATCGCCCAGAATGTAGAGGGTGCGGACGCGACCGGTTTGCTCGGCGAGAAACGCCAGTAGTCTTTGGTAGTTGAGGTCCCGCGGGTGCAGGAGGTGCGCGTCGGCAAGGAAAATGTCGCGATTCATGGGGCGCATTTAACCATTGAGATCCCGGCAAAGTCAAGCCGGCTTGGTTGTTGCGATCGGCCCTGCGCGCTTGCGAAATCCTTTCAGTCGGTTATGCTCTCAAGCTGATGCCAACCAAACCCTGACCAACTTTCGAGTGTGCCATGAAAACCATGCGAGAGAAAATCGAACAGTTCCTTTCCGCCTCCGCCTTCGGAGTCATCGGGGCTTCCTCCAAAAGCTACAAGTATGGCAACAAGGTTTTGCGCTGTTATATGCAGAACGGACGCAAGGCCATTCCGGTGAACCCCGTGGAAAAGACCATCGAAGGTATTGCCTGCGCGGCCAACGTCAGCGAATTGCCGCCGGAGGTGAAAAGCATCTCCGTCATCACGCCGCCCCAGGTCACCGACAAGGTGGTGGATGCCGCCATCGCCCAGGGCATTGAAAATATCTGGATGCAACCGGGCGCGGAAAGCCCGGCGGCCGTCGCCAAGGCCGAGAAGGCGGGGCTGAATGTGATTGCCGACGGCAGCTGCATACTGGTGGTCCTGGGCTATCGCGACCATTGACGCCCAATGTTTCCCGCGGGAACCGGCGCCCCAGAACGGTGCTTGACCTGCATGCAAACGAAACCCACACTCCCAAGGAGGACATGCCATGACGCTCGTTTTGCCCGAACTGCCCTTTGCCCCCACCGCCCTGGAGCCGCATATCAGTGCGCGCACTTTTGAATTTCATCACGGCAAGCACCACAAGGCCTATGTCGACAACGGCAACAAGCTTCTGGAGGGCAGTGACCTCAAGGGGTTGTCCATGGAAGAGATCATGAAGAAGACCGCCGGCGATGCCTCCAAGTCCGGTATTTTCAACAATGTTGCCCAGGTTTGGAACCACTCCTTTTACTGGAAGTGCATGAAGCCGGGGGGCGGCGGAGCGCCCGCGGGCAAGATCGCCGAGAAGATCAAGGCCGATTTAGGCGGGTTCGACAAGTTCGTCGAGGAATTCAAGACCGCCGGCGCCACCCAGTTCGGCAGCGGCTGGGCCTGGCTGGTGCTTGACGGCGGCAAGCTCAAGGTCACCAAAACTCCCAACGCCGAATGCCCCCTGACCCAAGGGATGACGCCTCTTCTCACCATGGATGTCTGGGAGCATGCCTATTATTTGGATTACCAGAACCGCCGTCCCGACTACATCGCAACCTTTATCGACAAGCTGATCAACTGGGATTTCGTCAACACCAACCTCGGCTAGCACCGCACAGGAAAATGAAACAATGCCCGAGCCCCCGCTTCCAGGATTGGTCGCGGGGGTTTTTTATGCCGTGGTTGCGTGGTGGACAACGGCCGGCGTCGCGGGTATCATGCCACAGCGTCCTGATGGGACCGCGCCATCGTCGCGAACGGATCATTTCGAAGGGCCAAGGGGATTTTTTCATGCGCCTGGTGCAGGTCGTCTGCGGATGGCTGTTATTGACGCTGAGTCTGTATGTTTTTTTTCTTGGCTGGCGAGACTTCACCGGAGAAAGTGCGCGTATGTCCCGCTACATGGGAGAGCGCCTGGGGATCTCGCGGCCCTTCTGGAGCCAGCCGGGAGTTTCCGAGATGGCCGGCGGCAGCACCGGCGCCCTGGTGGGGTTGGTGCTGATGGTGAGCGGGCTGGTGCCGCCGCGGCGTTGAGTGGGTTGAGCCTGGCCTTTGCCATCTGGTATAGTTCCTGTTTACCTCGGAGCTTCGGGCTCCAGGTCTTATTTCGCCTGCGATTTCCCAGTGGGGGCGGGCTGTCGGAGTTGGCATGGAAGAAGAATTCGACGATTTTGACGATTACGACTATTTTGACGAGGATGAGGACGAGGAGCGCCTCGAACTGGCGCAGATAGCCCTGGATCGGGGCGAGAGCGAAACGGCCCTGGATCTGATCGAGGAGTACCTCGAAGACCATCCCTTCGATGTGGAGGCCCTCAATATCTGCGCCGTGGCCGCCACCAACCTCGATGACGAGATCAAGGCCCTTGCCCTTTACCTGAAGGCTCTGCGCCTGGATCCCAAAAACGGCGCCATTCACCACAACTACGGCGTGCTTCTGGATCGCCTGGGCCGACGCGCCGAGGCCCAGACGCATCTGCGCAAAGCCTTGGCGTACCAACCGGATTTTCCCGAAGCCTATGTCAACCTCGGCAATGTCCTTGATGAGCTGGGAGAAACCGATGAAGCTCTGGCCATGTATGACGAAGCCTTGAAGCGGCGCCCCGATTCGGCCGATGCCTATTTCAACAAGGGCCACGCCCTCAACCGTCTGGGGAGCTACGAGGGGGCCCTGGAGTGTTTTAACGCTGCCCTGCGCATGGAACCCCACGAGCCCAGCTGCCTGAATGGTGCCGGTTATGCGTTGGCGGGGCTGGGGCGCGACGAGGAGGCGGTACGCTATTACAGTCAAGCCTTGGCGCGCGAAAGCGATAATCCGCACTTTTTTTACAACCGCGGCCTGTCATTGATGCGCCTGGGGCGTCTGGACGACGCGGTGCGCGACTTTGACGCCGCCCTGGTTCTGGAACCGGATTTTTTCGATGCGCTGATTGAAAAAGCCAATGTTCTGGCCGAACGTGGTGATCTCGACCAGGCGCGCCAGTTGCTCCTCAAGGCCGAGGAGCGTGATCCCGCCAGCCCGGAACCGCCTTTTTACCTGGCTTTGATCTGCGAGCGCGAGGGCGACCACGAGGGCGCTCTCGGCGCTCTGGAGGAAAGCCTGGCACGTGATCCCGATTCCATTCACAGCCTCAACAACAAAGGCAGCGTGCTTATGGACATGGGGCGCTTGGATGAGGCCCTGGGCTGTTTTGAGGCGATTCTCGAGCGCACCGATGTCTATCCCCTGGCCCACTATAACCGGGCCTGCATTTTTGCCCTGCAAGGCAAAACCGCCGCTGCGGTGCGCGCCCTGACCCAGGCCTCGCGGCTGGAGCCGCACTTTCTTCAGGACGCCGCCGAAGATCCGGACTTCGACTGCATTCGCCATCGTCCTTCCTTTCAGAAACTTTTGCGCAGCGCAGCGCGCGAAGAGCGCGGTTAAACGCTCATGGCGGCGCGCCGGATGGTTGGTGTCATCGGAGCCGGAGCGGCTTCTCCCCAGGGCGAGGACTGGGCTTATGAAGTCGGCCGTTTGATCGCCCTGCGCGGCGCCGTGCTGGTTTGCGGCGGCCTCGGCGGGGTGATGGCCGCGGCCTGCCGCGGCTGCGTGGAAGCCGGCGGCGAGACCCTGGGAATTCTCCCCGGCCCCGAGGGCCAGGCCGCCAATCCCTGGGTGACACATCCCGTGGTGACCAACATGGGGCATGCCCGCAATGTCATCATTGCCCACACGGCGCAAGCCCTGGTGGCCGTGGAAGGGGAATACGGCACCCTATCGGAAATCGCCATCGCTTTGAAACTGGGTCGTACCGTGGCCGCCCTCGGCGGGTGGCCGGGGATTCGCGGTGTTTCCTATGTGGATTCACCCGCGGCGGCCGTTGATCTGATTTTTCAGCATCTCTAGGAGGCTGTCGGACTATCCATGCGCCGGCTGCAAATCCGGCTGTTTGGCCCGGATTCCGGCTCCTTTTCGGCACGTAGCTACGGCTATGCACTCTCAAAGGAGCCAAAATCCGGACTCAAACATCCAAATTTTCACTTCGGCCCGGATAGTCCGACAGCCTCCTAGGCCGCGGCTTGGCGTCGCGGTCAAACCTGGAGGGAGATCTGTCGCCATGCCCCTGGATCTGACGCGCTCACGGGAGTTTTCCGCCAAGGTCATCGATTGGATTCGCGGCAAGGGGAGGGTGCTGATCATGGCGCACGACAATCCCGATCCCGACTCCCTGGCCGCCGCAACCGCCCTGCGCCATCTTTTGCAGGTGACCCTCGGCATCGAGGCGACCGTGGCCTTCGGCGGCATCATCGGCCGCGGCGAGAACCGTCAGATGGTCAAGGAACTGGAAATCAAGGCGTTTCCCATCCACACCCTCGATCTCAACCAGTTCAACGTCGTCTGCATGGTCGACACCCAACCGGGCACGGGCAACAATTCCTTCCCCGCCGACCGGCCGGTGCACCTGGTCATCGACCACCATCCCCCCCGCGCAACCTGCGACGCCTGTCCCTGGGTCGACATCCGTGAGGATTACGGCGCTTCGGCAACCATTCTCTACGAGTACCTGGTTGCCCAAAAGGTGAGTATCGGCACCAAGTTGGCGACCATTTTGTTCTATGCCATCAAATCGGAGACCCAGGATTTGGGCCGCGAATGGTGCCGCGCCGATCGCGAGGCCTACCTGCAACTGCTGCCCCTGGTCAACAACCGGATTCTTTTCAACATCACCCAGTCCAAGGTGCCCCGGGAGTATTTTAGCGCCTTCAACAAAGCGATCAGCACCGCAGTGATTTACGACGGTGTCTTGGTGTTCAACCTGTTCGACATCCACCACCCGGACATCGTTGCCGAAATGGCTGACTTTCTCATGCGCACCGAGGGCATTGACGTGGTGTTGGGCATGGGCTGTTACAACGGCGACGCGGTGCTGAGTTTTCGCACCCTTTCCCATGAGATTTATGCCGGGGAGGTGATGCGCGCGGTGGTCGAGGGCTTGGGCACCGCCGGGGGCCACGGCATGATCGCCGGGGGGCAGGTGCCCGGTCTGGCCAAGGGCCGTCAGGTACAGGAACAGTTGGCGCACACGCTTACGCGGCGGCTCCTGGAGCGCCTGGGTCGCAGCTTGGACGCGCCCGTGCCCTTGCTGAGCCCCTCCGAGGAGGACGCGGCGGATTCCTGAGGCGCTGCACTCGGTTTCATTGAACCGGGGGGGAAATTGACAGGCAGGGTGCGGCTGAGTTATAAGGATTGGCTTCAATGGAGGTTCCTGGCGATGACCCGTTGGTGGCTGATCCCCCTTTTGTTTTTTATTCTGCAGGCTCCTGCCTCCGCGGCGGTGGAAATCGCGGCCGAAGGTGCGCCCCCGGTGCGTGTTGCCGAAGTCTACTGGCAGGAAGGCACCTATTTCATCGCCATCGACGATATCCTGGCCGCCTTGAACATCCGGGGCCGCTGGAATTCGGTGCAGCACACCTACAGTTTTCCCACCCCCCGCGGTACCGCCGTCATTTCTCCGGGTAGCCATTTTGTCAAGGTCGGCGGCCGGTTTCTGCCTTTGAGCCAGCGTCCGCGCTTTCTCGACAATCGCCTGCGGGTTCCCGAGGACTTCATCACCCAGCAACTCCCCAATCTGCTCAATACGGGCGTCTATTACCGCAACCTGGCCCCGCGCGCTCCCGTGCCCGTCGATGAGGACACCACCCTGGACCGGCTCTTCGCCCTGTTGATGCAGGACCAAGGACCGCGCGACGTCGGACGGCTGCGCGCCGTGGCTCTCGACCCTGGGCATGGGGGACAGGATACCGGCAGCATCAGCGCCGATGGCACGCGGGAAAAGGATGTGGCTCTCGATGTGGCGCGGCACCTGGAGCGCATCCTCAAGATGCGGCTCGGCATTCCGGTCTATTTGAGCCGCGAAGCCGACTATGCCCTGACACCACAGCAGCGTCTCGAACCTGCCGCGCGCGCTGAGGTCGACGCCCTGATCTCCCTGCATGCCCAGGCCTCCCTTCGGCCTGAACCCCAAGGGATCGCCCTGGTGGTGCGGCCGCGCGAGGAATACGAAGGCATGAGCCTGGAGGCGGCCCAGGGTGGCAGCATGAAATTGGCCCAGCATCTGGGCCGCAGTCTGGAGAGGGCCGGGTTCCAGGTGTCCGGCATCTACCAGGCCCCCCTATTGCCCCTGGGGCGGGGCAACCTGCCGACGGTGTTGGTGGAGATGGGTTATCTCTCCAATCCCGAGGACCGCGCCCGCCTGACGGATCCCGCCGGCCAGGAAGCCCTGGCCCAGGCCCTGTTTGCCGGCCTGCAAAATTTTGCGGACGAACGAAGAGAGAGGTCACGTTGATGACAGAGATGTTTTCCCGCCCCGACGGACGTCGGGCCGATCAGTTGCGCACCATTGCTTTTCAGCGTGGCTTTACCCGTTACGCTGAGGGCTCGGTGCTGGTTTCCTTCGGCGAAACCCGGGTTTTATGCAACGCCACCGTGGAGGAGAGCGTTCCATCGTTTCTGCGCGGGGAGGGCCGCGGGTGGGTGACGGCCGAATACAGCATGCTGCCGCGCGCTACCCAGGCCCGCAGCCCCCGCGAGGCGAGCCGCGGCAAGGTCGGCGGGCGTACTCACGAGATCCAGCGGCTCATCGGCCGCTCCTTGCGCGCCGTGGTTGATCTCGCCGCCCTGGGCGAGCGCACCATTCAGATCGACTGTGATGTGCTTCAGGCCGACGGCGGCACGCGCACGGCATCCATTACCGGCGCCTACGTCGCCTTGGTCGATGCGGTGGCGGGTCTTTTGGACCGGGGCTTGATCGCGGCCTCGCCCGTGCGCGAGCCCGTCGCCGCCGTCAGCGCCGGGTTGGTCGAGGGAGTGCCGCTGCTCGATTTGAATTACGAGGAAGATTTTCGTGCCGCGGTGGATATGAATTTCGTCATTACCGGCTCAGGGCGGTTCGTCGAAGTGCAGGGAACAGCGGAAGATCACCCCTTCACCCTGGCTGAACTCGATGCCTTGCGGGATCTGGCCCTGGGCGGCTGCCGGGATCTGGTGCGGTTGCAGCAGCAGGCTCTGCGGGGTTGAGCCGATGGAGTTGCTGGTTGCCACCCGCAATGCGGGAAAGCTAAAGGAAATCAAGCGTCTTTTTAGTGAGGTCGGTATCGAGGCGGTGGGCCTGGAGAACTTTCCGGAGCTTGCCGATGTGGAAGAAGATGGTGCCACTTTTGCCGTCAACGCCGAGAAAAAAGCCAGAACCATTGCCGCCCAGACCGGCCGGGTAACCCTGGCCGACGACTCCGGCTTGGAGGTTGAGGCATTAGGCGGTGCGCCGGGTGTCTTTTCCGCACGCTTTGCGGGAGCCGGAGCCGGCGACGCCGACAATAACCGCAAGCTGCTGATTGAGTTGGCCGGCGTTCCCGAAGAAAAGCGTCGCGCCGCGTTTCGTTGCGTCATGGCCTATTGCACCCCTCAGGGTGCGTGCCGGTTTTTCGAGGGGACTCTGCCCGGCAGGATAATTCATGAGCCCCGCGGCGGTCATGGCTTTGGCTATGACCCGCTGTTTCTGATTCCGGAGTACGGGAAAACTCTTGCCGAGTTGCCCCTTGACGTGAAAAATCGCATCAGTCACCGCGGGCAGGCCCTGCGCAAAGTCCTTGCTTATCTGCGCAAGGAATCCGGGTAGCCGCGCCGCACAGACCAATAAATTTCAGTTTAATTATTAAAAATTTATGAAATAATTCCCCAAAAAGGGGCCGGCGCGGGCGCCGGGCGCCTCTTCGAGGCGCTGCTTGTTGCATCCCGCGCAGTTCCATATCTTCGCTTGCTGTGCAAACCAGGGGCTCTCATTGATGGTCCTGCAACGACATGGTGTCTTGCAGCCGTCGTTCATGCAACAACTAGAATCAGGAGGAACCTCATGAAAAAAGTAGGAATGGCTTTGGT
Proteins encoded in this region:
- a CDS encoding TIGR00725 family protein, yielding MVGVIGAGAASPQGEDWAYEVGRLIALRGAVLVCGGLGGVMAAACRGCVEAGGETLGILPGPEGQAANPWVTHPVVTNMGHARNVIIAHTAQALVAVEGEYGTLSEIAIALKLGRTVAALGGWPGIRGVSYVDSPAAAVDLIFQHL
- a CDS encoding XTP/dITP diphosphatase; its protein translation is MELLVATRNAGKLKEIKRLFSEVGIEAVGLENFPELADVEEDGATFAVNAEKKARTIAAQTGRVTLADDSGLEVEALGGAPGVFSARFAGAGAGDADNNRKLLIELAGVPEEKRRAAFRCVMAYCTPQGACRFFEGTLPGRIIHEPRGGHGFGYDPLFLIPEYGKTLAELPLDVKNRISHRGQALRKVLAYLRKESG
- a CDS encoding YkgJ family cysteine cluster protein, whose protein sequence is MEPLSVEQQMPAMQSLNNYFDLRARVDQWCQKVEADFPTQVRCEKGCASCCRHLSLFWVEAVALALALEDLPENQTERLRERAAEATSDSPCPLLEEGACVLYAARPLICRTHGLPLLLENDGDSTVDFCEKNFTDLDALPAQAVLDLNLLNTTLAAINNLFISEVFQGRPPDQPRLSIAEALLLEL
- a CDS encoding N-acetylmuramoyl-L-alanine amidase; its protein translation is MTRWWLIPLLFFILQAPASAAVEIAAEGAPPVRVAEVYWQEGTYFIAIDDILAALNIRGRWNSVQHTYSFPTPRGTAVISPGSHFVKVGGRFLPLSQRPRFLDNRLRVPEDFITQQLPNLLNTGVYYRNLAPRAPVPVDEDTTLDRLFALLMQDQGPRDVGRLRAVALDPGHGGQDTGSISADGTREKDVALDVARHLERILKMRLGIPVYLSREADYALTPQQRLEPAARAEVDALISLHAQASLRPEPQGIALVVRPREEYEGMSLEAAQGGSMKLAQHLGRSLERAGFQVSGIYQAPLLPLGRGNLPTVLVEMGYLSNPEDRARLTDPAGQEALAQALFAGLQNFADERRERSR
- a CDS encoding tetratricopeptide repeat protein, which produces MEEEFDDFDDYDYFDEDEDEERLELAQIALDRGESETALDLIEEYLEDHPFDVEALNICAVAATNLDDEIKALALYLKALRLDPKNGAIHHNYGVLLDRLGRRAEAQTHLRKALAYQPDFPEAYVNLGNVLDELGETDEALAMYDEALKRRPDSADAYFNKGHALNRLGSYEGALECFNAALRMEPHEPSCLNGAGYALAGLGRDEEAVRYYSQALARESDNPHFFYNRGLSLMRLGRLDDAVRDFDAALVLEPDFFDALIEKANVLAERGDLDQARQLLLKAEERDPASPEPPFYLALICEREGDHEGALGALEESLARDPDSIHSLNNKGSVLMDMGRLDEALGCFEAILERTDVYPLAHYNRACIFALQGKTAAAVRALTQASRLEPHFLQDAAEDPDFDCIRHRPSFQKLLRSAAREERG
- a CDS encoding CoA-binding protein — its product is MREKIEQFLSASAFGVIGASSKSYKYGNKVLRCYMQNGRKAIPVNPVEKTIEGIACAANVSELPPEVKSISVITPPQVTDKVVDAAIAQGIENIWMQPGAESPAAVAKAEKAGLNVIADGSCILVVLGYRDH
- a CDS encoding superoxide dismutase, whose protein sequence is MTLVLPELPFAPTALEPHISARTFEFHHGKHHKAYVDNGNKLLEGSDLKGLSMEEIMKKTAGDASKSGIFNNVAQVWNHSFYWKCMKPGGGGAPAGKIAEKIKADLGGFDKFVEEFKTAGATQFGSGWAWLVLDGGKLKVTKTPNAECPLTQGMTPLLTMDVWEHAYYLDYQNRRPDYIATFIDKLINWDFVNTNLG
- a CDS encoding DHH family phosphoesterase — its product is MPLDLTRSREFSAKVIDWIRGKGRVLIMAHDNPDPDSLAAATALRHLLQVTLGIEATVAFGGIIGRGENRQMVKELEIKAFPIHTLDLNQFNVVCMVDTQPGTGNNSFPADRPVHLVIDHHPPRATCDACPWVDIREDYGASATILYEYLVAQKVSIGTKLATILFYAIKSETQDLGREWCRADREAYLQLLPLVNNRILFNITQSKVPREYFSAFNKAISTAVIYDGVLVFNLFDIHHPDIVAEMADFLMRTEGIDVVLGMGCYNGDAVLSFRTLSHEIYAGEVMRAVVEGLGTAGGHGMIAGGQVPGLAKGRQVQEQLAHTLTRRLLERLGRSLDAPVPLLSPSEEDAADS
- a CDS encoding YtxH domain-containing protein — protein: MNGECRSSGVAGILLAFIAGAAVGGGLALLAAPRSGEETRHRLTDMVDETREKIHEMTEEAEAQVRAAIEEGREALLEKRDMVKAAVDAGKKAMEEERAKHAKSS
- a CDS encoding UDP-2,3-diacylglucosamine diphosphatase — protein: MNRDIFLADAHLLHPRDLNYQRLLAFLAEQTGRVRTLYILGDLFEFWVGYRHLVFAPYVPLLNALAELRASGAAIVYVEGNHDFHLGPYFEETLGCRVLPDGGDVEIDGKRVHLTHGDLINGDDRGYRLLRGFLRSRFLKTLIAIAPGDLTWGISRWASRQSQKGHAPKQQRRLPEAKIDAYARRRLKGGCAVVITGHFHQPFSRQLGEGMVFGLGDWLTQYSYLVHENGTFSLKTY
- the rph gene encoding ribonuclease PH, whose protein sequence is MFSRPDGRRADQLRTIAFQRGFTRYAEGSVLVSFGETRVLCNATVEESVPSFLRGEGRGWVTAEYSMLPRATQARSPREASRGKVGGRTHEIQRLIGRSLRAVVDLAALGERTIQIDCDVLQADGGTRTASITGAYVALVDAVAGLLDRGLIAASPVREPVAAVSAGLVEGVPLLDLNYEEDFRAAVDMNFVITGSGRFVEVQGTAEDHPFTLAELDALRDLALGGCRDLVRLQQQALRG
- a CDS encoding YihY/virulence factor BrkB family protein; protein product: MNDIIAGVRRLFGYEQTQGELAAESGIRGFFLKPFRVMGLVIHDFIEDGCLLRASALTFATVLAIVPMLALMFALLKGLGVQNQLEPIILDQLAVGSEEVVGEIIRYIDNTHVGRLGVVGLLTLFVTVLAMLSNIEKSFNAVWGVEETRSLFRRFADYFSVVTIGPVFILAAISMTSTLQSNAFVAALQERALVGNLIIFLFQILPFVGMWIAFTALYIFMPNSRVSVRAALIGGIFGGTLWQLAQWGYVYFQVGVSKYNAIYGTMAALPIFMMWIYVSWLIVLLGLEITYAVQNLRNIKQEVRSTEVNFGSREMVALSVMLVIAEAFYRGARPLTLDKVSAQLHLPPRLTANIIQQLVRLGMLSEIHTEGLNDYGYQPGQALQNLEVYDFLEKLRWDGENVRGARRLRASEVVGEVEMCLQKAGREAFAGRSVHDLVMDMLGDEEPRLSRGIQ
- a CDS encoding DUF948 domain-containing protein is translated as MPLEVFALIMMVIVFIVAIFLVPLLLQLRTTVQRIDDLVRDVQHDLVPMLKELREASEHVKRTTEAAEKGSELLSALGESAGAINQFSHFIKHDFGRLAGNLAGFWAGFRAAGKTLAKKADEQERR